CGAGACACAATACGGCGAACAAAAGTAAGTAAGAATAGCAGCGTGGCCTTTGTTATTTAATCTAGCCTTGGTAAGAATCAACAGCCACATCGAATATCAGAGCTGGGTAGACTTAAAATTTACTCAGGACTGAATCTCCAGACGCTTTTCTAAATTGCTTACTTTTCGGCAACcgcaaattttaattaaaaaatgttcaaccTCGCCATTGTTATCGCTGTGTCACCTGGACACCTGCTCACCTCGGAAGTTGCAGCTAGATTGCGGTTGGaacttttccagcttttccgAATAAAAATGGAATTGAATTGCCAGCCCTAATATGGTCGTCCTGACTGATTGGTATGTGTAATTGCGATCTGCTACTCCAGACTCTCCAGCCTCTGGTCACAACTCCTCCTGTATTGTGCCCAATCATATCTAAATCAACTTTCACACCTGAGCGGgcaattcaattatttttccaATTAGTTTGCGTCAATACAGTGTCATAGGGAGGCCCAGGAGTTCTCCCGAAGGAATGGTGTTTCTAACACATGcgtagcatacttttcagggcttcacttttttttaaacgcTACTTGCAAACTTTCTCGTGGCAGGAAGAACGCTTAACGAACAGGAAACATAATTAATTAGACGCATCACCCAGAAATCTGGCTACAAGCCAATAATCCAACTTGGTATTAACAGCTACACGCAGCTCCCTTCCTTGGCCTTTGACTTCTAACCCACGAAATTTGACTTTTGGCAGCAGGCAAAACGTGTCGGCTGCATAATGAGTGAAATATTACCCAAAGCTACACATTTCCCAGGCATCTTTAAAGTCCCGCATGTTCCGGGTTGCCTAATGGGCCAACCTCTTAATGGCCCTCAAGTCGGCTGGGTAAAAGTTTTCCCTTTTGCCAGGCCCAAAAAAAGTTTCGCACACATGCAATCAGGTTTGAGTTCACTCATCATCATGGCTAAGTCCGCGCAAATAGAAAAACTTTCACATCCACGACTATATTTGTATTGATTGCCAGCAATCTGTATTGCGAAAGCCCATGATGTTTACTATTAATAGAGCCAAGTGACAAGTGgagcacagagagaaaatatttgtaataaattgatatatgtataaaaaaatcaaggaaaGGAAAGCATACCTTAGATCTTGCTGAAGTTctagattttaaaaatgatttacaAAGTGTTCAAACTACAAagtacaaaattcaaataaatagtTAAGATTTAAGTATCACAACGATATCACTTAATAAAAGAACaacctttttaatttaaataaatatactaaTGAATATCCATCTAAAGTGCCTTgatgttaaaatatttctttgttcTTTTAATGTGTAATAAATAGATATTTTGTCTCAACAAGGCATCAGATGATTGCCACTAATAGAGCCAAGAGGCATGTGACAAGTGTATATAGTCAAGTGCTATATTGTCTCtttttttggaaataaaaCGCAGTTTCCTGGTCGCGACATGCCTGGCCACCTGATGCCGTCCCTTAGCAATGTTTATATCAGACAGGGGCGGGCGGggattcaatttaaattcatcCCCTTAGTCTAATGACTTTCAATGTTGTTTGCTTCACAGGCGAGTGCCCAATTTTTGGGCCTGTCGTCGACTGCTTATCGGCCATGTGGCACCGCAGCCGCGAAGGATACGCCAGACAGTATTAATAACGCATTGATCGGAGAGGAGTAGCGGGAGTGGGCGGACGATTCCTTTCTGGAAGGGGACCGAGTGGGACTCCGCAATTAATCGACGGCAGCTAGTATGTTGCAGGGCGTCGCCATTGCCATCGCCGACGCCAACGCCAACGACAGCAATGATGATGGCCTCAATCAATCATTCATGGCCCATGTGTCGCCCAGTCTCAATCAGGGAATCGCCGCCACCGAATCCCTGCCGAATCCCGCCGAGAGCGAGAGCcccgagctgctgctgctgaagaaTGACAAATTCCTAACACATGTCGCCCATCTGCTGAACATAACGACCCAGAATCTCTCAAATCTGCTGGGCTCGGCGAATGGCACGAATGCCAGCACAATGGCCGCGGATTCCCCGGGCGACGAGTCCCTGACCCTGCGAACAGCCTTTACCGTCTGCTACGCCCTCATCTTCGTTGCCGGCGTCCTGGGGAATCTGATAACCTGCATAGTGATTTCGCGGAATAACTTCATGCACACGGCCACCAACTTCTATTTGTTCAATCTGGCGGTATCTGATCTGATACTCTTGGTCTCAGGTGAGTGCTGCTTTGATGCGTGCTTCTTTGTGGCAACGGGACGTATGCGTAATGTGACAACTCTCGGGCAGGCATTCCGCAGGAACTGTACAATCTATGGTACCCGGACATGTATCCCTTTACGGACGCCATGTGCATCATGGGCAGTGTCCTGTCCGAAATGGCAGCCAATGCAACAGTCCTTACAATCACGGCCTTCACTGTGGAGCGATACATAGCCATCTGTCACCCCTTCCGGTGAGTTTTGAATACTAAAtaatttgacaacaaaatgttatttttttatcttaaattataaatatgaaatattatgCTGTCGGGCTTATTAACAAaagataattatgcttatttAGGGCCgaccataaatatataaataatatctaATGCAGCCTAGATATGGCCCAAATGATAGGccttataattatttataattagacAGTGTCAGATTGTGGAATGATAACCAGAGACCGACTTGTCAACAATAGTATTTATCAGTTTTGGATAACCAAACAACGAaccaaattttcttttatttagtGATACTAATTAATAGTCAGCTAGATTCATAATGAACTATGAAATTAACTTGCCAAGTCTtggcaataaatttaatcaataaatTCATCATTAGTATGCATTGTTTATACTTACATTTCGCGTGACAGTTTAGTACGTTTTTCACTCTTTAATATCAAAAGTACATTGAATCTgcattgtttatattattttacttattcGTTTTgtattctaaaaataaaaatgcttcCCTAAGCATATATGTCTGAATACCATTCTGGAATCTTAAGTCCTGTGTTCCAGACATCAGCGTATTAAATTTCCTTTGCCTTTTTGACTcttgaaaaaacaaaatcccATTTGTATATAATAACAGCATTCTGTTTTTCTCTATTTAAGTACAATTTGCGTTTCCTACTTTATACATAGAAGAATGTCCTTTGAAATAACCAGACATAAAAGGGTGGGTCGACTTAAATAAGGCATTCCTAACCTAATTGTGAAGTTAGGACACAAAGTTTTACTTGCCATGAATTTgggtttaaatataaatgttgaaaTATCTTTTAAGAATTATTCTAGGATGTTTATTTTAGGCAACTTTGATGGAGCCTAAAAGTTTTGCATATAAACGAAATTAGTAAGAAACTTTATTCATTTGAATGTGACTTTTTTAGTTtcttgaaaatgtatttacataaaaaaaggaaaatcagGAAAACCAAGCTACATTGTGGCAATCATTTAAACACTTTTGGGGGAAAAGTTTTaggtttgtttttcttttttaaaatttcattttaggggcaatataccaaaaatatttccctttttccttgtttttttgtttatttttaccttTATGTATTACATATTTATGAAGAATAATCTTAAATTTCTGATGCAATGATCTAACTTGTAGGCGTTTTTAACTGCCTTCTCCATTTTTTAGCCAAGTCACATCTACCCACATTAAAGCGGAAGCATTTACATAAAATCCCCCttaatatttaacatataATATAGCATAATTTTTCTGTCATTTATAGGCAGCACACCATGTCAAAATTGTCGCGGgccattaaatttatatttgccATTTGGCTGACGGCCTTCCTGCTGGCACTGCCCCAGGCCGTGCAATTTTCGGTGGTCTATCAAAACGGCGGATACTCCTGCACGGTGGGTGGACACTGGAGGCACTCGTCATTTTATATCCCTCTATATTGTCCCTTATCGCCCGCAGATGGAGAACGACTTTTATGCCCACGTGTTCGCCGTCTCCGGATTCATATTCTTCGGCGGACCGATGACGGCTATCTGCGTGCTCTACGTTCTGATTGGGGTGAAACTGAAGAGGAGCAGGCTGCTCCAATCTCTGCCGCGGAGGACATACGATGCCAACCGCGGGCTCAATGCCCAGGGCCGCGTCATCAGAATGTTGGGTAGGTGAGTTGCGTTGTGTTGGCGGCTTGATTGATTAAAGACAGCAAGCCAAGGCCCCGCCCCCGCCTGTCAAAACTTTTCCGCCGAAAgtcttaaattgaaaattactGTCAGCGTATTTGCGTTGGCGACATAAAACACGAGATTCGTCATTCCCTACAACCCCGCTCCCGCTTTTCCAGTAATTTCCCTCGTAATTTCCATTTGCACTTGCGTCATGCATGTAggtccccttttttttatgtcCTTAATTTTTCGCAAGAGAGGTGGCCACCCGGCGAATGCGGCAAAGGTGAAGCCAAGCCACCTGACACCTCAAAGTAATCAAGGGCACCAAGACTTGTCAGGTGGCAGGGGTGGAGTGTGGCTGGCACTCCAATAATTGGCAAGACGATGCGTAGGAAGTTTCTATTAAATACACTAGGagaaaaaagttaaaataaataaataagttgaAGTTGTTTTCAGAAAAGTTATGTcataatatatgtaaaattCATAAACTTGAATTTAAACTCATCAAATTTCCTTtgtaagaaatattaaattaaaaatgatataaCTAGGGGGTGCTTTTCCAGTGTACGAATAgacaatttaagaaaattcatagaaatattttccattacaGGTTAGTTTACAATCTGCTATTTGTTGTGGGCTTTCTCGGAAAAACCACAGCCTTAAGCTATAGTATGCCTCTTATTCTAGTGaacgaaattcaaaacgatGGCAAAAATCCAACTCAGATTCAACTTAAAGCTGTTAATCTAAAATTTAAGTGAATGGAAGAGCAGTAAACAAAAGTTGAAATTCTGCTTAGTCCTGGCattcaatttgttttgaaaACCAACTGATTGGCTTGAGTTGCCGTGCTAAACCAAAACTACCTTTAAAATAGGCCAATTTAAACctttaatacttttaaaaaccCACCTAGTAACACTTTTTTCCAGCGTACTTAATGCGTCCCTTATCCTTGCCCCTATTTGCAGTAGCTGTAGCCGTCGCCTTCTTCCTCTGCTGGGCTCCCTTTCACGCCCAGCGCCTAATGGCTGTGTACGGCCTGTCCCTGATTAATATAGGCATCAGTCGGGACGCCTTCAACGATTACTTCCGGATACTGGACTACACATCCGGTGTGCTCTACTTCCTCTCCACGTGCATCAATCCGCTGCTGTACAACATCATGAGCCACAAGTTCCGCGAGGCCTTCAAGGTAAGCCTGgattgaatataaaatacagCAATTAAGCCCTGGCAATATCATGAATATTTAGTTTTCTTATAATCCCTAAACCCTTCTCACACCTTACCATCCACAGATCACCCTTACTAGGCAGTTTGGTCTGGCCAGGAACCACCACCATCAGCAGagccagcaccaccagcacaaCTACAGTGCCCTGCTCCGGCAGAACGGATCGATGCGGCTGCAGCCGGCTAGCTGCAGTGTGAACAACAATGCCCTGGAGCCCTACGGCTCCTATCGCGTGGTGCAGTTCCGCTGCCGAGATGCCAGCCACCAGTTGTCCCTGCAGGACAGTATAcgcaccaccaccacgacgacgacgatcaACAGCACCGGCCTGGGAGCGGGTAATGGCGTGGGTGGTGGCCGGCGACTCCGAAAACAGGAGTTCTTTGGCCCTGGCCCGGGAACGGCAGTGCCCCATCGCATGCTGCAGGCCCAGGTCTCGCAACTGTCTTCGGTGGGCGATGCCAACTCCCTGCTCGAGGCCGAGGTGGTGGACAGACACTATGCCTCCGGCAGAGCCAAGCGGGCCCTGCTGGCCACCAAGAGTGGGGCCCTCCTGGTGAAACCTTCGCCACAGATAGCTGACCCATCTGAGCTCGGTCCGCCAGCCACTCGTCTGAAGCTATCTAGGGTCATAAGTCGACGGGACGAGGCTACAGGAACAACGATTCCACCACCATTTTGTGGCAGCCACAGTCTGCCGGATCCGGAGACCAATCAGTCTGGCTCCGTGGCAGGTCGCAGCTCCCGCAAGTTTCCCTGGCGCAAGAGGAGGCAGAAAACCGAGGACTCCACTGGCGAGGGAATGGCCTATGGCTCGCCCAAATCCCAATGATGGGCTTCGCTTAGTTAGACGTTGTTTAGGTAGCGCAATAAAGCCGATCTTTTGATCTGTAAAAAAGCCGGAGAATGCCGTGCGATTTGCATGCAAATTTCGTCATAAAAAAATGGCCAAGTCCAGACGATTTATGCGGAGCATAAAGCCGGGCTAATGAGGCAACAAAGTGTCCTCCtcttcgtcctcgtcctgACGAAATGCCACGCCCCAGAGTTTGCGATGGCAACCGCATCGCCGCCATAAATTAAGTGTTAAGTGTTGAGCTACCAGTAAATAATgtgaataaataaagaatgtTGCCAGCATTACAGCAAAAGCCTTTcagcttttttattttcgcaCAATGCACGCCAAGAACATTCACCTTCACCTGCATTCCAGGCAGAGGGGGGAAATTGGGAAGGGGAATTGAGAGAGGGAATATGGAAAAAGGAGACACAGGCGGCTGCCTCTCAGTTTTCCCAGGAAGAGTATTTTTTTCCAGACATTGTTCCATGCTTTTGCGACTTTAATCCTGGCGATTGGCAGGCATTCTGTTGTCTGTTGCACTGACAACAAATAGGACAACGGGTGAAATAGACTAAAAGctagtatatattatattttaattaaacaatttgttgcaatatataaaaactacatttgttaattaataaatgtcTTAATAGTTTCCCctatatctttattttaataatacttccccttttttttgaaGTGTAAATCAATTCTCGTTGCTGCATTTGCACCTGCCAGCCAGTCCATTTCAGTTTGCACCTGGCCAAGTGCCGGAGGTCCATTAGTCAAGGCGGCTTTACAGTAAAGGAAGTTCGTATTGAAACGAATGTGCCAGGAGTTGCAAGAATGGGCTTATCCTGTGGCGAATTGGCACGTGGAGTGAATAGGGAAGGAACGAGATTAGTATCACAAAAAAATCAACTCAAAACTGGGACAAAACTTTACGAGTTATGGCTGATGCCGCCTCGTCTCACTTTATGGCGAAACGGAATTATTAATGGCTATTTGAGAGCAGGGAAATAAATTCAAGTGGCAGTCGAGTCACGGGAGTCATGTCTTGAAAAATTCAGGGCTAAATTGTCGCCTCTTCACCTGGCATTatcgcgcgtgtgtgtgtgtgggtgtgagAAAGAGATTAAGGTTGGTGGTGGCTAGGGACtcatatatattaaatgcaTATTTACCCATTGAACGGCGCTTAGCCACGGCCCATGTAATTCCATACGCCCTGTTGCCGGGAACTGCCAACAAAAGAGTGACTTGCCCTTGGGAACGCCCTCCTCCTGGAGCATTCATCATCGCCTCCGATGCAGATTCTTTTGTGAGTGGCTCAAGATACTGGAGAAGCGGATGGCCGCCATCAATAAATCGTGCGGCCTGCCGCCTAGTCAATCATAATCTGACACAATAAAGATATTAATCAGAGCCATAAATTTACTTACGGTCTAGACAACCAGTTTAACGGCCAACTCAGCTGGCACAAAGCTCCCTGACGGAGATGAAGATGGAAGATGGAAGCTGGAGGgttttttttggatttgttCCCTAGCCCAACTCGAACTTTAATAGGTCCTGTGTCCAGTGTCTAAAGTTTCGCATATTGTCCCGGTCATTACGCACAGACATTTCAGATTACTCTTCCACTTTATGAGCGACAAACTTTCACTTTTCAAAGCGgcgaattcattttttttggcacagaaacaacaaataactGAGACTCTTGGACTCATGGACTTATAGTGGCCATATCCATATCCATGGCCATGTGGAAACTTTAAAGCCCTCACATGCATGCCGCCTGGTCATTCTCTGCGGGTCCTTGTCTGCACCTAACGAGCCAGCAAAGAGCCGGACAAAACCGGACAAAAGCCGAGGCAGCTTGCTTTGAACCCATCACCGAGTTCAACCCAGGATCACAAACACGCAGTCACTgacaaaaaaagaataattatttattactaaACTGAATAAAGTTACAAACTTAATGctgaataattataattaattcggaaaattctgaaaaataagAGAACTGAGTAATTGTAAGATATAGAAGAAAGAAGTACaataatatgtattttttttataagtgttattatttatttccccaGTGTACCCCACTCTTCTCTGTTGCTTAAAACTTTCGCCTCTGTTGTTACATATGCCAGCAAATTAGACTAAACAGAATCGCTTCAACTGAcgttcaattaaaaatttaaagaaaaatgcgGTCGAGAGAACAACTGCGGAACAACACAGCAACTGGAGCATCGTTGTTTCGGGGGTCTCCAATTAAAGTTGTGTAAACACACGGTCCAAAGGACACTCTTCATGGGCGACTtatgtgtttatttattgtgcGATGGCCCCACCATCCGGGGGCGGGCTGTTTCGATGAACCCAATTGATTCTTTTGTTGCCATTGTGTGTCCTGAGGTCAACTCTTGCCCGAGCTCTTGCTcttgcaaataaatattactttcTGGGAACTtttgatgtgtgtgtgcgcagCGGCTCAGTTGGATTTTTGTGGTTCATAACCGATTTGTACTTTAAAtgccaaaaattttaattaaatattaattgtggCAAAGCACTTGTTGTCCTGGCCACTATTATATATCCAGCAGCTGGCCCTTGCCGCAGAACAATGGTCTAAATTAAAATGGCAAATGTACGAGACTGCGAAGGGAGGCAGTTTAAAATCCTGGCAGCATCCAACAGCTGGCACTGGCAGTTTTGACAACGAAATTTGAAGACCCGACCTCCGGTCACAGTTCAACAAACTAAAAGTGTTTGCTTTATGGCCTCGATGTACTCGAAGTACTTGCAGCGCCATCCTTTCTCTGCTGCTCTTCtcgtgtttgtttgtttgtttttttctttttcttggaGGCCAACAAAACAAGAGTCGCAATCCCCGAAAGCAGACAACTCGAGATTAGCTGCGCCACAAGTCGAGAGCCAAAAATAACTCGGAATATTCCGCTCAATTGCAGTAGCCAAAACAATAAACCGCGCAGCCTTGACCATGGACATGGCGCGTTGGGCATGAACCCATCCAAGTCCCGCCTCCGGATCTGCTGTGGATTCTGCTTTCCTTAGAGTGGTCTGCACTCAGATAAAATGTTATCTGTTTAATAAGAGATATTTTTAATGGCTTTAGAGGAACTCTTTAAATGCTTAACTTCAAAAGTAAATAAGTAACATACCTTTCAAAACTTTCACAAAATTAcgacaaaatattaaaatattgaatatttatgCATTTCTTTGAGtgcttaatattttgtttgctttcgcCAGTGGGTTCCTCGACGAGTTCCCGAGGCAATTGTCCTTAAAGCGGCACTTAGGGGTACAGGATTCACTTGAAAGTTcaccagaatcagaatcagactTTAATCGCCCTGCCAGCAGATGTGTGTGCGTTCCCTTGGAATCTTGTTTGCATACCGAAACGTGTCTGCGATAATTTGTTTGGGATTTAACGCCATCAGTGTGCTGGGCGAGCTTCCTCAGACGCGACTCCTAGCTGCTCCTGCAGTAGTTGACGTCAGTGGAGCTGAAACTACCATGGTACCGAGCTGGTCAATTGAAATTAAGCCAATTTACGTAGATCCCATTAATTGGGTACACTCGTGCAGGGGAACGCCAACTGAATGGAAAACTTTCAACAGTTTCAACTGCTTCGCTGCTCTAGGTCCCAGGAAAGaataaagtttattaattaGCATTGGCCCCGAATCGGAATACATAGTCTTCTGACGGTGagtaaggaaaatattttgcaattgACAAGGACTGGGCATTTTTCCTGTTTATTTTCCACTGACACTATTTTTGTCATTAGCAACTGCAATTTCATTGGCATTTTAAGCTTTATAATTCTCGGAATTTTATAAACTCATGTAATTTCCacttaaatttagtttacagaaaaaacacaattacatttttttttatttaataggaATTTGCGTGACttaataattgatttattcaatttattatttcaattatcTCTGCACACCAATAATTATCCTGTCAGATGTGTTTTAAATGGTTTCACAGGCTGCGGAATTCTATAACCGTTCCGAGTTCCTAATTAGCGAATGAGTCGTATTTATTTGGGcatgatatttatatttcaatggcAAACATATTACCAACAAACCGCTCTTAGAttgatttatataaaaaagggaaTGAGTGGAGTAAATACAAAGTACAACTTTCTGTGAAACATTTATAAAGCTGACATTTTGTattcataataatattaataaagtgaaaacgaaaaaatatgaatttaagTTATTTCTGAGCGAAAAGTGGACATTTTACTAGGATTGTATTGAATAGTTAAATAGTTAATAGTTAATAGTTAAATTTCACATGACTTGACTCAATATAATAagtaattacatttaattataagTATAATGGCAGCTAGGCAAAAAGGATTATTTTCTGCTCTTGCCTGTAATACTTTTTggtttaataattgttttctaaaaataagtATTTGAGTATTTAAGCATTTGTGCTctgaaatttgtaaatattaattaggTAACAAAACAATTGTAGCCTTAACATACAGTCAAGCTTAACTTGACAACAATTgcatttgttatttaataagAATATTCGATTTAATGTTAGTTGACGCAAGTTACATTAAATAAagagtttaattttatttttggattcTTGGAAATTCAACCCCCAACCAGAAGGCTGTTTAAACCGGCTTACTTTACTTTAATTGTCATTGACTTtgaactttcatagcgaacggtcgtgtttttgttttgcgctccgaacttttgtgttgttttgcatttaaaccaccggggtccaaattttaaattgttaaaatacaattcgTAATTTTGCCGTTTcgctacgcgagtgcatgtgcatgtggctttcagtgtttaattaatatacatataattaatcacctttagtttttgtgtttttgcgttttcttatcccctctttgcgttgtcccgtttatttgcttctagCAGCAGCATTTAACCGACTCCAAAGCTTTCGTGTTTCTCTtctcacccacgcttacgctcccgctctcttgttttttttcggtactgctTATCTGCGCACCGTGGTTAAAGACTAGTGAAAATGGTTCCAAATATGATTTGtgatattaaaggctgccaaaaggaggttttggcagatcagcccagcctttactgctggctttgcgatgcggtcgttcacgctaagtgtctaagcttaacgggccgtatcgctgacgcaatttcggccaaaaatggcttgcgctattgttgccatgcctgtcgtgaggtggagaaggatatgttatccttcatgcggcaaaccaaaagcggttttagtgaacttagggtcaacTTTCGCAAAACAAAtgacctgttcacagcgctggacgctcaatttagcggcatgaagctgCTAAGCGAGTcaccaaagcgcaaaaaatccgctgctggtcggctgcagttgggcgaaccccagccaccaaagatttggcacactccctcggcacagcccccgaCACTGAcgccaactccaatggtgttaagatcgggaacggctaaagattcggcacTCGAAGGTGCCGGGGCAGTAATGGCATCAGATCCGCCACTGTTattagttgagtccgctgcggggtctcaatctctgacaccgcagacttcaaaaaaaatctcagctatcccaaagggcaaaaatagggctgaaccactagtagaagtcggtaatgctgcgttaccaaagaccatcaccgctattccaccactaaaaacaatatttgtttctcggcttgcccctgatctcgcatcggaagatgtactagctcatatactgagcaaaacacaagccaaaaatgtgaaagtggaaaaattcaatttttcataccccagagatatctcatcttttaaaataagtgTCTCCCTTGAGCTTTTTGACTCAATTTGTTcgggtgacttctggcccgagcacgcgGTAGTTAAGGAATTCGagatgaaaataaagaaaaaacggccttcacggccggcacaaaccacagtgactgcgggcgtcacggcagtgccaaaaaactaaatacctccctcctactttcctatcagaacaCTAGAgccttacgcagcaagctctctaaattgtattctgatagtctttcgtttgcatcccaggtgattgtgtttaccgaaacctggttaaagccggagattttcagctccgaaatttttccgggtaagtacacaacttatagattggaccgtctttcccagcgaggtggtggagttttaattgccgttgactccacccttagttccgaactggttcaaattgacgatctcacaggtattgaatttatctgtgtaaaactatcatttccaggtagttttatctatataacctgttcttacgttcctccatctgctgaagagcctatttattggaaacacctttcggcaattcaggtcgtttccaacatgctttcggatagagaccaactaataactctaggagacttcaatatacctggagctcgttggtcatcagatggtacgtccaatgtcctccaaactgcggcacagcatgacctgatagatggcttgcttgacatatctttgtcccaagttaaccatgtcttaaattctttaaatcgcttactagatctgtgtttcgtctctgatcctgtaggtgtaaacttaacaagagtcgatccattgacgcttcccgaagacccttaccatcctactttcgaagtgaccatcgatttggggactgtcgcaAAGACaaaacctgatttgagttgctcagcgactaaagttcgctgcttccgtaaagcaaattttcaaacgctagatatcttgatttcccaatttaattggtctgaactttacagatgtactgacatggc
Above is a genomic segment from Drosophila kikkawai strain 14028-0561.14 chromosome 3R, DkikHiC1v2, whole genome shotgun sequence containing:
- the PK2-R1 gene encoding somatostatin receptor type 5 isoform X1 translates to MLQGVAIAIADANANDSNDDGLNQSFMAHVSPSLNQGIAATESLPNPAESESPELLLLKNDKFLTHVAHLLNITTQNLSNLLGSANGTNASTMAADSPGDESLTLRTAFTVCYALIFVAGVLGNLITCIVISRNNFMHTATNFYLFNLAVSDLILLVSGIPQELYNLWYPDMYPFTDAMCIMGSVLSEMAANATVLTITAFTVERYIAICHPFRQHTMSKLSRAIKFIFAIWLTAFLLALPQAVQFSVVYQNGGYSCTMENDFYAHVFAVSGFIFFGGPMTAICVLYVLIGVKLKRSRLLQSLPRRTYDANRGLNAQGRVIRMLVAVAVAFFLCWAPFHAQRLMAVYGLSLINIGISRDAFNDYFRILDYTSGVLYFLSTCINPLLYNIMSHKFREAFKITLTRQFGLARNHHHQQSQHHQHNYSALLRQNGSMRLQPASCSVNNNALEPYGSYRVVQFRCRDASHQLSLQDSIRTTTTTTTINSTGLGAGNGVGGGRRLRKQEFFGPGPGTAVPHRMLQAQVSQLSSVGDANSLLEAEVVDRHYASGRAKRALLATKSGALLVKPSPQIADPSELGPPATRLKLSRVISRRDEATGTTIPPPFCGSHSLPDPETNQSGSVAGRSSRKFPWRKRRQKTEDSTGEGMAYGSPKSQ
- the PK2-R1 gene encoding pyrokinin-1 receptor isoform X2; translated protein: MLQGVAIAIADANANDSNDDGLNQSFMAHVSPSLNQGIAATESLPNPAESESPELLLLKNDKFLTHVAHLLNITTQNLSNLLGSANGTNASTMAADSPGDESLTLRTAFTVCYALIFVAGVLGNLITCIVISRNNFMHTATNFYLFNLAVSDLILLVSGIPQELYNLWYPDMYPFTDAMCIMGSVLSEMAANATVLTITAFTVERYIAICHPFRQHTMSKLSRAIKFIFAIWLTAFLLALPQAVQFSVVYQNGGYSCTMENDFYAHVFAVSGFIFFGGPMTAICVLYVLIGVKLKRSRLLQSLPRRTYDANRGLNAQGRVIRMLGSSCSRRLLPLLGSLSRPAPNGCVRPVPD